A stretch of the Leptospira kirschneri serovar Cynopteri str. 3522 CT genome encodes the following:
- a CDS encoding Ig-like domain-containing protein, with the protein MQRIIKTILLVLFFIWGINCINGSKNSLPFFAYLDLSTKGGNSFAIAQITPGSGVSDIPLNTSIQATFNSAFDSSSVTSSTFFLKKGGDPILATLRLDKNTAVLTPNSALSASTTYSVTISKEIKSEEGISLKEDLTWNFTTATIIDAVAPALSLRIPAAGAALISNTTSVQVAFTETMDCTTIDNVSLILKNNATNLVELSGVNCLGSSATLSPNNPLTPNTTYRVEVSASMKDLANNPLPGPQNWTFTTGAGPDNTPPALSFASPSPGETGISVNSAIGVAFDEPIHCGSVPGNFVLEETLVPGNNVGVTLTCSGATASITPVAAAGLDFNKSYKAILTAGITDLSSNPITPRTWTFTTGAAPDLTQPTVTFTFPAVNATGVGVNINPTVVFSEPMACGTVNAASFRLKQQATGVYLVGNVACFGTSATWTPDPVNPFAFNTTYTVEINAGARDSANLPAIPFSWNFTTGPGPDLTAPSVAFVTPTNGSTGLPINSGGSIAFDETMNCGTVLGSISMDDDITTPLSTVPLNINCNGNTATFAPTGPLAFNTTYTVTVAPTATDASGNLIGTYSWSFTTGAAPDVTPPQISLVSPLPGATGISTNSNITVSFNETINCSTLNLTVNNGISLTKNCSGASATFTPTVPTPFNAGTNYAVTLATVKDLQGNTILPDPSLTWNFTTGLAPDVTPPTVAIQNLRTNSTIESGFVIGTAADARGIASIEISIDGGGFTGAGIIGTTSWKYPLPTGAATWRSNSQHTIQVKATDTSNNVTTSAMITVRKGTNKDINGDGYSDLVTAEYGQGLVYIFHSSGTAGITTTSAPFASRTIVGNAAIRFGKTVATGDVNGDGFADVIVGAPTDVVGGAPVGRVYIFHSSGTNGVIASFSGFANNTLTGNLNADRFGDALATGDINGDGYTDVIVGAPGYNTSTGRIYVFHSTGGAGITTVTVNGAGAGASSFKTGSATGDRFGYFISTGNMNGNTGGGFSDDIAVGAPGFNNGSGDDWGRVYIYYGSTPGGLTAAAPNTITNNTVLTVGFPGGPALFGASVSVADINGDGFCDVVIGAPLFSQAIALPLSPLQGRVAIFLAGAGTGGIASTTVGAADRVINGIVDGQTIGMSLTVKDLDSDGRADIILTSVNPNAVQVFMTPTVGGIGPVSADTNTASVTIAGVPGLGFSGSFAGAPGVPSPSSSLSNGDINGDGLIDLIIGGTNNAVRVFHSVGGATPVTNNPAAASSIILDSGLVGGIGGVGANSNEFGAGLY; encoded by the coding sequence ATGCAGAGAATTATAAAAACCATTTTATTGGTTCTATTTTTCATTTGGGGAATCAATTGTATTAACGGAAGTAAAAATTCCCTGCCTTTCTTTGCTTACTTGGATTTGAGTACAAAAGGAGGAAATTCTTTTGCGATTGCACAAATCACTCCAGGTTCAGGTGTATCTGATATTCCTCTAAATACTTCAATCCAAGCGACTTTTAATAGTGCTTTTGATTCTTCGAGCGTCACTTCTTCTACTTTTTTTCTTAAAAAAGGTGGAGATCCGATCTTAGCGACTTTACGTTTAGATAAAAATACTGCTGTTCTCACTCCTAACTCTGCCTTATCTGCTTCAACAACTTACAGCGTAACAATTTCCAAAGAAATTAAATCTGAGGAAGGAATTTCTTTAAAAGAAGATCTTACCTGGAATTTTACTACGGCTACTATAATAGATGCAGTGGCTCCTGCTTTATCTTTAAGAATACCTGCCGCTGGTGCTGCTCTTATTTCCAATACAACATCTGTACAAGTGGCTTTTACGGAAACAATGGATTGTACTACTATTGATAATGTTTCCCTTATACTTAAAAACAATGCTACAAATCTAGTAGAACTTTCCGGTGTAAATTGTTTGGGTTCCAGTGCCACCTTAAGTCCGAATAACCCTTTAACGCCAAATACTACTTATCGCGTTGAAGTTTCCGCTTCCATGAAGGATCTTGCCAATAATCCGCTTCCAGGTCCACAGAACTGGACTTTTACTACAGGGGCTGGTCCAGATAACACTCCTCCTGCACTTTCATTCGCATCTCCAAGTCCTGGTGAAACGGGTATATCAGTGAATTCTGCTATTGGAGTCGCTTTTGATGAACCGATTCATTGTGGTTCGGTTCCTGGAAATTTTGTTCTAGAAGAAACGCTTGTTCCGGGAAATAATGTAGGTGTAACTCTAACCTGTTCGGGTGCAACTGCTTCTATAACTCCAGTTGCAGCTGCAGGTTTGGACTTCAATAAATCGTATAAAGCTATTCTCACTGCAGGAATTACAGATTTATCATCCAATCCAATTACACCACGTACTTGGACTTTTACTACGGGAGCTGCGCCAGACTTAACACAACCTACTGTTACATTTACGTTTCCTGCTGTGAATGCTACCGGAGTAGGTGTGAATATCAATCCTACTGTAGTTTTTAGCGAACCGATGGCGTGTGGTACTGTAAATGCTGCTTCTTTTAGATTGAAACAGCAGGCAACAGGAGTGTATTTAGTTGGAAATGTTGCTTGCTTTGGAACCTCTGCAACCTGGACGCCAGACCCAGTTAATCCTTTCGCATTTAATACAACATACACGGTGGAAATTAATGCGGGAGCTCGCGATAGCGCCAATCTCCCAGCTATTCCATTCTCTTGGAATTTTACAACTGGACCTGGACCGGACTTGACCGCACCGAGTGTAGCTTTTGTAACTCCTACAAATGGATCTACAGGATTACCTATCAATTCTGGTGGAAGTATTGCTTTTGATGAAACGATGAATTGTGGAACAGTTTTGGGAAGTATCAGTATGGATGATGATATTACTACTCCACTTTCTACAGTACCTTTAAACATTAACTGTAACGGAAATACTGCTACTTTTGCTCCGACAGGACCCTTGGCATTTAACACGACATATACGGTAACGGTTGCTCCTACTGCAACGGACGCATCGGGTAACCTGATCGGGACTTATAGTTGGAGTTTTACAACAGGAGCGGCACCGGATGTAACTCCTCCTCAAATTTCTTTAGTAAGTCCTTTACCTGGAGCAACCGGAATATCTACAAATTCTAATATTACGGTTTCCTTTAATGAAACGATTAATTGTTCTACGTTGAATCTTACGGTCAATAATGGAATTTCTTTAACAAAGAATTGTTCCGGAGCATCTGCAACTTTTACTCCTACTGTACCAACTCCTTTTAACGCTGGTACTAATTATGCTGTTACTTTGGCAACTGTAAAAGATCTACAAGGAAATACGATTCTTCCTGACCCTAGTTTGACTTGGAATTTTACAACTGGATTAGCTCCGGATGTTACACCGCCTACAGTTGCAATTCAAAATTTAAGAACCAATAGTACGATAGAATCTGGGTTTGTGATCGGAACTGCGGCTGACGCACGTGGAATTGCAAGTATTGAAATTTCAATCGATGGTGGAGGTTTTACAGGTGCAGGTATAATCGGAACTACTTCCTGGAAATACCCTTTACCTACGGGAGCTGCAACTTGGAGGTCAAACTCTCAACATACAATTCAAGTAAAGGCTACTGATACTTCTAACAATGTTACTACATCAGCTATGATTACTGTGAGAAAAGGAACTAACAAAGATATTAACGGGGACGGTTATTCGGACTTAGTAACTGCGGAATATGGACAAGGACTAGTCTATATTTTCCATTCATCTGGAACTGCGGGTATTACAACTACAAGTGCTCCTTTTGCAAGTCGCACAATTGTAGGAAATGCCGCAATCCGATTTGGAAAAACCGTCGCTACTGGAGACGTTAATGGAGATGGATTTGCAGACGTAATTGTAGGCGCTCCGACTGATGTTGTGGGCGGTGCTCCGGTCGGTCGAGTTTATATTTTCCATTCCTCCGGAACAAATGGCGTGATAGCTTCGTTTTCGGGTTTTGCAAACAATACTCTCACTGGTAACCTTAATGCAGATCGATTTGGTGATGCACTTGCAACGGGAGATATCAACGGAGACGGATATACAGATGTGATCGTCGGTGCTCCTGGTTATAATACGTCCACGGGAAGGATTTATGTTTTTCATTCTACCGGAGGAGCCGGTATTACAACTGTAACCGTAAATGGGGCCGGGGCTGGAGCTAGTTCCTTTAAAACTGGAAGTGCTACTGGTGATAGATTCGGTTATTTCATCTCTACCGGAAATATGAATGGAAATACGGGTGGAGGATTTTCCGATGACATTGCAGTTGGTGCACCTGGTTTCAATAATGGATCTGGAGATGATTGGGGTAGGGTTTATATCTATTATGGTTCTACTCCCGGTGGATTGACTGCAGCTGCACCTAATACAATTACGAATAATACTGTACTTACAGTAGGATTTCCGGGCGGACCAGCTCTATTTGGAGCCTCTGTCTCGGTTGCCGATATTAATGGAGATGGTTTTTGTGATGTAGTCATAGGGGCGCCGCTCTTCTCACAGGCGATCGCTCTCCCACTCAGCCCGTTACAGGGTAGAGTTGCTATTTTTCTTGCAGGTGCTGGGACTGGTGGGATAGCGAGTACAACTGTAGGTGCAGCGGATCGTGTTATTAACGGAATTGTCGACGGACAAACGATTGGTATGTCCCTTACTGTCAAAGACTTGGATTCTGACGGTAGAGCCGATATAATACTTACCTCCGTAAATCCAAATGCCGTTCAGGTATTTATGACTCCAACTGTAGGTGGTATTGGACCTGTTAGCGCTGATACTAACACTGCAAGCGTGACTATAGCAGGAGTTCCCGGTTTAGGATTTTCCGGAAGTTTTGCCGGGGCTCCTGGCGTTCCAAGTCCTAGTAGTTCTCTTTCCAACGGTGATATTAATGGAGACGGTTTGATAGATCTGATCATTGGTGGAACGAACAATGCGGTTCGTGTTTTTCATTCTGTAGGCGGTGCCACTCCTGTTACCAACAATCCTGCGGCAGCGTCGAGCATCATTTTGGATTCCGGTTTGGTAGGCGGAATTGGTGGGGTTGGCGCGAATTCCAATGAGTTTGGAGCCGGCCTCTATTGA
- a CDS encoding uracil-DNA glycosylase family protein: MQGNPVHGCIPVSKIISLGQAPGIHEERFGRPFAYTAGKTLFGWFKKIGIEEEHFRSKVNMSAVCRCFPGKAKSGDRKPDSVEVKNCSQFLEFEVRFHKPELLIPIGKLAIDQLFEFGKYKLEDVVGKSFSREFYGVQLDWIPLPHPSGLNVWNQTETGKQLIQKALELLKDHPVIQQEFFH, from the coding sequence ATGCAAGGGAATCCCGTACATGGATGTATTCCCGTTTCAAAAATTATTAGTTTGGGTCAGGCTCCCGGAATTCACGAAGAAAGATTTGGTAGGCCATTTGCCTATACTGCTGGAAAAACCCTTTTTGGTTGGTTTAAAAAAATCGGCATTGAAGAGGAGCATTTTCGAAGTAAGGTAAATATGTCTGCCGTTTGTAGATGTTTTCCCGGCAAAGCAAAAAGTGGAGATCGTAAACCGGATTCGGTGGAAGTAAAGAACTGTTCCCAATTTTTAGAATTTGAAGTTCGTTTTCATAAACCGGAACTTTTGATTCCGATTGGTAAACTTGCGATCGATCAATTGTTTGAATTTGGAAAATACAAACTTGAAGACGTGGTCGGTAAGAGTTTTTCCCGTGAATTTTATGGAGTTCAATTAGACTGGATTCCATTGCCACATCCTTCTGGACTTAACGTATGGAATCAAACTGAAACCGGTAAACAATTGATCCAAAAAGCATTGGAATTGTTAAAAGATCATCCTGTGATTCAACAAGAATTTTTCCATTGA
- a CDS encoding STAS domain-containing protein: MGSEDSFNLKDEEVDFSINELDVTLQKEDLPENFPKNAVILKISGEINLYSAYALKEKFFDLIDRGFIFIFVNMEKTRYIDSSGLAVFVNTHTKFVEKGKGGMAIFSPSSHVKKILELTKLKSTIRVVDSLAESVKILLN, encoded by the coding sequence ATGGGATCAGAAGATTCATTTAACCTCAAAGACGAAGAAGTGGATTTTTCGATCAATGAATTGGACGTAACCCTACAAAAAGAAGATCTCCCCGAAAATTTTCCAAAAAACGCTGTAATTTTAAAAATAAGCGGAGAAATCAATCTTTACTCCGCATACGCACTTAAGGAAAAATTTTTCGATTTAATTGATCGAGGATTTATATTCATTTTTGTGAATATGGAAAAAACTAGATATATTGATTCTTCCGGGTTGGCCGTATTTGTAAATACACATACAAAATTTGTAGAAAAAGGAAAAGGTGGAATGGCAATATTTTCTCCTTCTTCCCACGTAAAAAAAATTTTAGAACTTACGAAATTAAAATCCACTATTCGGGTTGTGGATTCATTGGCGGAATCGGTTAAGATTCTTTTAAATTAG
- the galK gene encoding galactokinase, producing the protein MNPEDLAENLKREFPTNEEKIRFFTAPGRINIIGEHVDYAGGIVLPAAIDFSIRIAIRKNQTRKFRIYSVSSKEKIEAEFIVYDSKHTWVNYVYGIIEEFRKLDFVSDFFDLVVWGNIPQGAGLSSSAAFEVVVAFALSEIHNWNLSKEEIALLSQRAENHFVGVNCGIMDQFIISTARKEYCIALDTESLEYDFHKMDLEGCEFYLIDSKIKHSLKDSAYNERRKEVESAFQKIKKYKSSVKTLYQVELEDLENVSFGLSEIEKKRAKHVIGERLRTSKTIENLKNGNVQELGEILFECHSSLSKDYEVSCKETDFIVHELRMEEALGARMIGGGFGGCVLVLDKVGRKNILFETIKTRYFDKFQKELKLYSFKISDGVREI; encoded by the coding sequence ATGAATCCGGAAGACTTGGCAGAAAATCTAAAAAGAGAATTTCCAACAAACGAAGAGAAAATTCGATTTTTTACCGCTCCTGGAAGAATTAATATCATAGGCGAACACGTGGATTATGCGGGAGGAATTGTTCTACCGGCCGCGATCGATTTTTCAATTCGAATTGCGATCCGTAAAAATCAAACTCGAAAATTCAGAATTTATTCCGTTTCTTCCAAAGAAAAAATCGAAGCAGAATTCATCGTTTATGATTCCAAGCATACCTGGGTAAATTACGTTTATGGAATCATTGAGGAATTTAGAAAACTGGATTTCGTTTCCGATTTTTTCGATTTAGTAGTTTGGGGAAATATTCCTCAGGGTGCAGGACTATCTTCTTCTGCCGCTTTTGAAGTTGTAGTAGCATTCGCACTTTCTGAAATTCATAATTGGAATCTATCCAAAGAAGAGATTGCATTGTTAAGCCAAAGAGCAGAGAACCACTTTGTCGGAGTCAACTGTGGAATTATGGATCAGTTTATTATTTCTACCGCGAGGAAAGAATACTGTATCGCTCTTGATACGGAAAGTTTAGAATACGATTTTCATAAGATGGACTTAGAAGGTTGCGAATTTTATCTGATCGATTCAAAAATAAAACATTCTCTAAAAGATAGTGCTTACAACGAACGCAGAAAGGAAGTAGAATCTGCGTTTCAAAAAATCAAGAAATACAAATCATCTGTAAAAACGCTTTATCAGGTGGAACTGGAGGATTTAGAGAATGTTTCTTTTGGTTTGAGTGAAATCGAAAAAAAACGAGCAAAACACGTGATCGGAGAAAGATTAAGAACTTCTAAAACAATTGAAAACTTAAAAAACGGCAACGTACAAGAATTAGGTGAAATACTTTTTGAATGTCATTCTTCACTTTCTAAAGATTACGAAGTTTCGTGTAAAGAAACTGATTTTATAGTTCATGAACTTAGAATGGAAGAAGCCCTGGGAGCAAGAATGATCGGAGGAGGTTTTGGAGGTTGTGTTTTGGTACTGGACAAAGTGGGTAGGAAAAATATTTTGTTTGAAACAATAAAAACCCGTTACTTTGATAAATTTCAAAAAGAACTAAAATTATATTCATTTAAAATCTCTGACGGGGTCAGGGAAATTTGA
- a CDS encoding glucose-6-phosphate isomerase translates to MIRLETRFTSSFIQSSKFEPFLEKAESARLTLHSFQGKGNEYLGWLYLPKELKNSEIERMTQVAERLRNSSEVIVVIGIGGSYLGSRAVLEATLPFFKKPSVGNPEIIFAGHHLESRYFSELIKYLEDKDFSINVISKSGTTTEPAIAFRLLWELLRKKYGTSASSRVVATTDSSKGVLKKFADSEKLDTFTIPDNVGGRYSVLTPVGLFPLVVAGIPISKFILGFQNILNDLHLVADPKRNPATYYSALRNYFLSEGRYVEVLANFNPSLRYVSEWWKQLFGESEGKENKGIFPASMDFTTDLHSLGQYIQEGKRILFETVLSPSEVCSNLTLKTTQDNLDSLNFLSGNSLGYVNEQARLGTLLAHADGGVPCLELVFPDISPQSLGELMYFFEYSCAISGYSLGVNPFDQPGVEAYKKNMFALLNKPGFEKEGEILRKRISRSEKP, encoded by the coding sequence ATGATTCGACTAGAAACCAGATTCACTTCCTCTTTTATACAATCTTCTAAATTTGAACCTTTTTTGGAAAAAGCAGAATCGGCCCGACTTACACTTCATTCTTTTCAAGGAAAAGGAAACGAATATCTAGGATGGCTTTATCTTCCTAAAGAATTGAAAAATTCAGAAATCGAAAGAATGACTCAAGTCGCCGAACGTTTAAGAAATTCTTCCGAAGTAATCGTAGTGATAGGAATCGGAGGTTCTTATTTAGGATCACGGGCCGTATTGGAAGCCACACTTCCATTTTTCAAAAAACCTTCCGTCGGAAATCCAGAAATTATTTTTGCAGGACATCATCTAGAATCCAGATATTTTTCCGAACTAATAAAATACCTCGAAGATAAAGATTTTTCGATCAACGTCATCTCTAAGTCAGGAACAACCACGGAACCTGCCATCGCGTTTCGTCTTCTTTGGGAGCTTCTCCGTAAAAAATACGGAACTTCCGCATCTTCCAGAGTGGTCGCTACCACGGATTCATCCAAAGGAGTTCTAAAAAAATTCGCGGATTCGGAAAAACTCGACACATTTACAATTCCGGATAACGTAGGTGGAAGATATTCCGTCTTAACTCCAGTAGGTTTATTTCCCCTTGTAGTCGCCGGAATTCCGATCAGTAAATTTATATTAGGATTTCAAAATATTCTAAATGATCTTCATCTGGTCGCCGATCCAAAGCGCAATCCCGCTACTTATTATTCCGCGTTAAGGAATTATTTTTTATCAGAAGGAAGATATGTAGAAGTATTAGCAAATTTTAATCCTTCTCTCCGATACGTTTCGGAATGGTGGAAACAATTGTTTGGCGAAAGCGAAGGAAAAGAAAACAAAGGAATTTTTCCGGCTTCTATGGACTTTACCACCGATCTACATTCTCTAGGGCAATACATCCAAGAAGGAAAACGAATTTTATTTGAAACGGTCTTAAGCCCTTCCGAAGTTTGTTCAAATCTGACCTTAAAAACAACTCAAGATAATTTAGATTCTTTGAATTTTCTTTCTGGAAATTCTCTCGGATACGTAAACGAACAAGCAAGACTAGGAACTCTACTTGCTCATGCAGATGGCGGAGTTCCTTGCTTAGAGCTTGTATTTCCGGATATATCTCCCCAATCCTTGGGAGAATTGATGTATTTTTTTGAATATTCCTGCGCAATTTCAGGTTACTCTTTGGGAGTGAACCCATTTGATCAACCGGGAGTAGAAGCGTATAAAAAGAATATGTTCGCTCTTTTGAATAAACCAGGTTTTGAAAAAGAAGGAGAAATACTTCGCAAAAGAATTTCAAGGAGCGAAAAACCCTAA
- a CDS encoding NTP transferase domain-containing protein — MKFFIPAAGFGTRMKELTKNVPKPLLTVNGIPIIYYSLFQAWKQNAEVVIINIHYLGEKIRKELETFSLFPLVFSEEKKEILGTAGGIRTGLERAGWMGETIGIINPDFLYLPENLFQMPNTLSKEDCLLYLLPQPKTASYTGLELKNEKVIFGKGNLYYVGISVLNSSILNEIQTETFFDLSQIFQELSVKQRLGGKIFPGNVFDLGEKEYYISLKDNDFSERLGSRWKEFLELCRLSDYK; from the coding sequence GTGAAATTTTTTATTCCTGCAGCTGGTTTTGGAACGAGGATGAAGGAACTTACCAAAAACGTTCCTAAGCCGCTACTTACCGTAAACGGAATTCCTATTATCTATTATTCTTTATTTCAAGCTTGGAAACAAAATGCAGAAGTTGTAATAATCAACATTCATTATCTAGGAGAGAAGATTCGTAAAGAACTGGAAACATTTTCACTTTTTCCATTGGTTTTCTCGGAGGAAAAAAAAGAAATTTTGGGAACAGCCGGAGGAATTAGAACCGGATTGGAAAGGGCGGGATGGATGGGAGAAACGATCGGGATTATCAATCCAGATTTTCTTTACTTACCGGAAAATCTTTTTCAAATGCCGAATACTCTTTCGAAAGAAGATTGTCTTTTGTATTTATTGCCTCAGCCAAAGACAGCGAGTTATACCGGACTTGAATTGAAAAATGAAAAAGTCATTTTCGGAAAAGGAAATTTGTACTACGTAGGAATTTCCGTGTTGAATAGTAGTATTCTGAATGAAATCCAAACGGAAACTTTCTTTGATCTTTCTCAAATCTTTCAAGAACTTTCCGTTAAACAAAGATTAGGTGGAAAAATTTTTCCAGGAAATGTGTTTGATTTGGGAGAAAAAGAATATTATATTTCTCTAAAGGACAATGATTTTTCCGAACGTTTAGGTTCTCGTTGGAAAGAATTTTTGGAACTTTGTAGGCTTTCAGATTATAAATAA
- a CDS encoding aminoglycoside phosphotransferase family protein yields MNVSIPLTDPELKFLEFSGKLPQKITPIVFEASDRKYFRIVYPDRTLILCKDIRFQHDFVEIADFLSHEQFLVPEILKKDLIHFLILMTDGGEKDLTSIEDDLEYRDWLIKSIEILVKLQKTNPIPPVSSRDFDLEKLDFESNFTYSNYLKFKKEFQLKTQLRSETKIFIEECSAFLAEYPVKVFCHRDFHGRNLLINSQNQICMIDFQDARMGTPFYDLASILYDAYRPIPFGMRQGLYQIFLNLSEQNFPKSKECYYIQCLQRSYKALGSYFYLIADKKMDKYKKSVLNALDNLLEIVQVGLFPDQLYVFFHLLKEELLSNSNFMKGIE; encoded by the coding sequence ATGAACGTTTCAATTCCTCTTACTGATCCAGAGTTGAAGTTTTTGGAATTCTCTGGAAAACTTCCTCAAAAAATTACTCCGATCGTTTTTGAAGCCTCTGATCGAAAATACTTTCGTATCGTTTATCCGGATCGAACCTTAATCCTTTGCAAAGACATTCGTTTTCAACACGACTTTGTAGAGATTGCGGATTTTTTAAGTCATGAACAATTTTTAGTTCCGGAAATTCTAAAGAAAGATCTGATCCATTTTTTAATTCTTATGACTGACGGAGGAGAAAAAGATCTGACTTCGATCGAGGACGATTTGGAATATAGGGATTGGCTCATAAAATCGATAGAAATACTTGTCAAATTACAGAAGACAAATCCGATTCCTCCGGTTAGTTCAAGAGATTTTGATTTAGAAAAACTTGATTTCGAAAGTAATTTTACATATTCCAATTATCTAAAGTTCAAAAAAGAATTTCAGCTCAAAACTCAATTAAGAAGTGAAACTAAAATTTTTATCGAAGAATGTTCAGCTTTTCTTGCAGAATACCCGGTAAAAGTTTTTTGTCACAGGGACTTTCATGGAAGGAACCTATTGATCAATTCCCAAAATCAAATTTGTATGATAGATTTTCAGGACGCGCGAATGGGGACTCCATTTTACGATCTTGCCAGTATTCTTTACGACGCATATAGACCGATACCATTTGGGATGAGACAGGGGTTATATCAGATTTTTCTAAATCTTAGTGAACAAAATTTTCCGAAGTCCAAAGAATGTTATTACATCCAATGTCTTCAACGTTCTTACAAGGCCCTCGGTTCTTATTTCTATTTGATCGCGGACAAAAAGATGGATAAGTATAAGAAAAGTGTTTTGAATGCGCTTGATAATCTATTGGAAATTGTTCAAGTGGGTTTGTTTCCGGATCAACTTTACGTATTTTTTCATCTATTAAAAGAAGAACTCTTATCCAATTCTAACTTTATGAAAGGGATCGAGTGA
- a CDS encoding hybrid sensor histidine kinase/response regulator — protein MQSKFTSVLVVDDEFEIRTVLERVISKEGYQVLSAKDSDSALEIIRNQKVDVVISDIVMNGKNGIEVVKEIRKINENIPVILMTGNPDLNTAEEAVRNRAFDYISKPIRRRNILEILERAKIEKETRDKRAENLIKSETENTKLAQRAKDLYLQNYNILNATSDCVITLDRELKFSGLNQAALYAFGYAEEEIVGKHFEVLIPVGKEKLYMERLNRLLKRKNKRQISRISRADLKSKNGEVKAYEISICYYDIEGQTYYTGIARDITSKLLISEKLIDAERRAFLSILASSIGHEINNSLTAIQGHIEIAKLPDATDPIRQKAIQITWSQLVKLKTLTNNLLQLGKPGENFKRASEPIDLNECVESVIDVFQKTSRLKNCKIHFKPEPIPLIVESNQDQLSLLLSNIVLNSADATGNQGNIQISVYIKNHHPVVSVLDDGVGMDEEVIQKIYQPYFTTKGIGKGTGLGMFVAKEIADQHKIKIEIESEPNFGTEFRLIFPNKV, from the coding sequence ATGCAATCAAAGTTTACATCGGTACTTGTAGTCGACGATGAGTTTGAAATTCGTACCGTTTTGGAAAGAGTTATTTCCAAAGAAGGTTATCAAGTACTATCCGCAAAGGATTCCGATTCCGCTCTCGAAATCATCCGGAACCAAAAAGTGGACGTGGTGATTTCGGATATCGTAATGAACGGTAAAAATGGAATCGAAGTTGTAAAAGAAATCCGTAAAATTAACGAAAACATTCCAGTCATTTTAATGACCGGAAACCCCGATCTCAACACTGCTGAAGAAGCCGTCCGCAATCGGGCATTCGATTACATATCTAAACCGATCCGTCGCAGAAACATTTTAGAGATATTAGAAAGAGCTAAAATAGAAAAAGAAACCAGAGACAAACGTGCAGAAAATCTGATTAAATCGGAAACGGAAAATACCAAACTCGCACAAAGGGCCAAGGACTTATATTTACAAAATTATAATATTCTTAATGCCACTAGTGATTGTGTAATTACTTTGGATCGGGAACTGAAATTTTCGGGTTTAAACCAAGCCGCATTATACGCTTTCGGATACGCCGAGGAAGAAATTGTAGGAAAACATTTCGAAGTTCTGATACCTGTGGGGAAAGAAAAACTTTATATGGAGCGGTTGAATCGGCTCTTAAAAAGAAAAAATAAAAGACAAATTTCAAGAATCAGTCGAGCCGATCTAAAAAGTAAAAATGGGGAAGTAAAAGCTTATGAAATTTCGATATGCTACTACGATATAGAAGGTCAGACTTATTATACCGGAATTGCAAGAGATATAACGAGTAAACTTTTAATTTCTGAAAAACTTATAGATGCAGAACGTAGGGCGTTTCTTTCGATTCTTGCTTCTAGTATAGGACACGAGATTAATAATTCTTTGACCGCGATTCAAGGTCATATAGAGATCGCAAAACTTCCGGATGCAACAGATCCGATTCGTCAAAAGGCGATTCAGATCACTTGGAGTCAGTTGGTTAAACTGAAGACTCTTACAAACAATCTTTTACAGTTAGGTAAACCAGGAGAGAATTTCAAAAGGGCTTCGGAACCGATCGATCTAAATGAATGTGTGGAAAGTGTAATCGACGTTTTTCAGAAAACTTCCAGACTTAAAAATTGTAAGATCCATTTTAAACCCGAACCGATACCCTTGATTGTGGAATCGAACCAGGATCAACTTTCTCTTTTACTTTCCAATATCGTATTAAATTCCGCGGACGCGACCGGTAATCAAGGGAATATTCAAATTTCTGTATATATTAAAAACCATCATCCCGTGGTATCCGTTTTGGACGACGGAGTTGGAATGGACGAAGAAGTGATTCAAAAAATTTACCAACCGTATTTTACTACAAAAGGAATTGGAAAAGGAACTGGACTCGGGATGTTTGTAGCTAAGGAAATTGCGGACCAACACAAAATTAAGATCGAAATCGAATCGGAGCCGAACTTCGGAACCGAATTCCGTTTAATTTTTCCGAACAAGGTATAA